A stretch of Natronococcus sp. CG52 DNA encodes these proteins:
- a CDS encoding fibrillarin-like rRNA/tRNA 2'-O-methyltransferase, which yields MSDRELPAGIERHEFDGAARLATRGEPVYGEPTDGEWRAWNPNRSKLGAMLDLEMETGLEGGDEETVLYLGAASGTTVSHVADFAGPTYAVEFAARPARDLLEAADSRPRLFPLLKDARKPESYAHVVESDVDVIVQDVATRGQSRVALENRRFLADDGRLLLAVKARSEDVTRDPEGVFDDVRDELAEGYELLETRRLDEYHTDHLGIVARPR from the coding sequence ATGAGTGATCGCGAGCTACCCGCCGGCATCGAGCGCCACGAGTTCGACGGAGCGGCCCGTCTGGCGACGCGCGGGGAACCAGTGTACGGCGAACCGACCGATGGCGAGTGGCGCGCCTGGAACCCCAACCGGTCGAAACTCGGCGCGATGCTCGACCTCGAGATGGAAACCGGTCTCGAGGGCGGCGACGAGGAGACGGTGCTGTATCTGGGTGCCGCCAGCGGAACGACGGTGAGTCACGTCGCCGACTTCGCGGGTCCGACCTACGCCGTCGAGTTCGCGGCCCGGCCGGCGCGGGACCTGCTCGAGGCGGCCGACTCCCGGCCGCGGCTCTTCCCGCTGCTCAAGGACGCGCGGAAACCCGAGAGCTACGCCCACGTCGTCGAGTCCGATGTCGACGTCATCGTCCAGGACGTCGCGACCCGCGGACAGTCCCGGGTGGCGCTCGAGAACCGCCGGTTCCTCGCCGACGACGGCCGACTGCTGCTCGCGGTCAAGGCCAGAAGCGAGGACGTGACGCGCGACCCGGAGGGCGTGTTCGACGACGTTCGCGACGAGCTGGCCGAGGGGTACGAGCTGCTCGAGACGCGACGTCTCGACGAGTATCACACCGATCACCTCGGGATCGTCGCCCGTCCCCGATAA
- a CDS encoding long-chain-fatty-acid--CoA ligase, translated as MSEHPTIGETLEQSVDRYPDRDAIIYPRKNQRWTYAEFDERVNGLANAMLEVGIKKGDRVATVLHNGSEMALTVYACAKIGAVFTPLNFRLPAGEIEYIVDDAEAELLLFESATREAVEGARSALETVDEYVYVDEDAPEYAREFHELLESGSGERPGISVEEDDAYAFIYTSGTTGRPKGVVHEHRSMVEHDLLCIAEMNLTRDDVGLSMMPLYHCAELHCNLFPRIHRGATTVIHHEFEPQAALEAIETHGVTVLFAAPTAWNALSLAAAEADVDVSSLRIGLYGAAPMPEQVLDNCMEHLCERYVQAYGMTEIGPAGVFQPPEDQRSKQGCAGLPALNHELRVVEPDADPDREVDDGEIGEILIASPCRMREYWNRPNATERSLRDADGTTWYYTGDLGYLDDDGYLYVVDRKDDMIVSGGENVYPAEVEDALFSHEGVEEAAVVGEPHEEWGETIAAYVVATGDLSASDLDGFVVGSDRLADFKRPRRYYFVDELPKNPSGKVQKFKLRDGEADVESEAETVSS; from the coding sequence ATGAGCGAACATCCCACGATCGGTGAGACGCTCGAACAGTCGGTCGATCGGTATCCCGATCGCGACGCGATCATCTATCCGCGAAAGAACCAGCGCTGGACCTACGCGGAGTTCGACGAGCGCGTCAACGGGCTGGCTAACGCGATGCTCGAGGTCGGTATCAAGAAGGGAGACAGAGTCGCGACCGTCCTCCACAACGGGTCGGAGATGGCGCTTACCGTCTACGCCTGCGCGAAGATCGGCGCCGTGTTCACCCCGCTGAACTTCCGCCTTCCCGCGGGCGAGATCGAGTACATCGTCGACGACGCCGAGGCCGAACTGCTCCTGTTCGAATCCGCGACCCGGGAGGCGGTCGAGGGCGCCCGCTCGGCCCTCGAGACCGTCGACGAGTACGTGTACGTCGACGAAGACGCGCCGGAGTACGCGCGCGAGTTCCACGAGCTGCTCGAGTCGGGGTCAGGCGAGCGACCCGGAATTTCCGTCGAAGAGGACGACGCGTACGCGTTCATCTACACCTCGGGGACGACGGGCCGTCCGAAGGGGGTCGTCCACGAGCACCGGAGCATGGTGGAACACGATCTCCTGTGTATCGCGGAGATGAACCTCACCCGCGACGACGTCGGACTGTCGATGATGCCGCTGTATCACTGCGCCGAACTCCACTGTAACCTGTTTCCGCGGATTCACCGCGGTGCGACGACCGTCATCCACCACGAGTTCGAACCGCAGGCGGCCCTCGAAGCGATCGAGACCCACGGCGTCACGGTCCTGTTTGCCGCGCCGACCGCCTGGAACGCCCTCTCGCTGGCCGCCGCCGAAGCGGACGTCGACGTCTCGTCGCTGCGGATCGGCCTGTACGGTGCGGCGCCGATGCCGGAACAGGTGCTCGACAACTGCATGGAGCACCTCTGTGAGCGGTACGTGCAGGCCTACGGAATGACGGAAATCGGACCCGCCGGCGTGTTCCAGCCGCCGGAGGACCAGCGCTCGAAGCAGGGCTGTGCCGGGCTGCCCGCGCTCAATCACGAACTGCGCGTGGTCGAACCCGACGCGGATCCGGATCGGGAAGTCGACGACGGCGAGATCGGCGAAATTCTGATCGCCAGCCCGTGTAGGATGCGCGAGTACTGGAACCGTCCGAACGCTACCGAACGATCGTTGCGCGACGCCGACGGAACGACGTGGTACTACACCGGCGACCTCGGCTATCTCGACGACGACGGTTACCTCTACGTCGTCGACCGGAAGGACGACATGATCGTCTCCGGCGGCGAGAACGTGTATCCGGCGGAGGTCGAAGATGCGCTGTTCTCCCACGAGGGCGTCGAAGAGGCCGCCGTCGTCGGCGAACCGCACGAGGAGTGGGGCGAGACGATCGCGGCGTACGTCGTCGCGACCGGGGATCTCTCGGCGAGCGATCTCGACGGGTTCGTCGTCGGCAGCGACCGACTCGCCGATTTCAAGCGACCGCGGCGGTACTACTTCGTCGACGAACTCCCCAAGAACCCCAGCGGCAAGGTCCAGAAGTTCAAGCTTCGGGACGGCGAGGCGGACGTCGAGTCCGAAGCCGAAACCGTCTCCTCCTGA
- a CDS encoding glutamate--cysteine ligase: MERGSPESFTRMGTLGIEEEFYVVDERGRPTSGTDELVYEHEPPEILANRLDHELFKCVIETQTPRIETPGDARERLLEVRRALIEYATRHGYDIAAAGLHPLAKWRELEHAEKPRYRSQLDRIQYPQHRNTTAGVHVHVGVDDADKAVWIANELRWFMPVMLALSANSPYWNGFDTGLQSARSKIFEALPNTGMPTAFEDFDAFDRFERRMLETDAIEDRGELWYDVRPHTAHGTVELRAPDGQADPDVVMAFVEYAHALVEALAEEYEDGTPGRRHRRELLDENKWRAIRHGRDAAFVDRDLEGTVDLGELVDRECKRLGIDGIRRVYEGESGAERQRRLLEGEGPDALCESLLLEAK; encoded by the coding sequence ATGGAACGCGGGTCGCCGGAATCGTTCACGCGCATGGGTACACTGGGGATCGAGGAGGAGTTCTACGTGGTCGACGAGCGCGGCCGCCCGACGAGCGGCACCGACGAGCTCGTCTACGAACACGAGCCGCCGGAAATTCTCGCGAATCGGCTCGATCACGAACTGTTCAAGTGCGTCATCGAGACCCAGACGCCGCGTATCGAAACGCCCGGCGACGCCCGCGAGCGTCTGCTCGAGGTCCGCCGAGCGCTGATCGAGTACGCCACCCGTCACGGCTACGACATCGCCGCGGCGGGCCTGCACCCGCTGGCGAAGTGGCGCGAACTCGAGCACGCCGAGAAACCCCGCTACCGCTCGCAGCTCGATCGAATTCAGTATCCGCAGCACCGCAACACGACGGCCGGCGTCCACGTCCACGTCGGCGTCGACGACGCCGACAAGGCGGTCTGGATCGCCAACGAACTGCGCTGGTTCATGCCGGTCATGCTCGCGCTCTCGGCGAACTCGCCGTACTGGAACGGGTTCGACACCGGACTCCAGTCCGCCCGCTCGAAGATCTTCGAGGCGCTGCCGAACACGGGGATGCCGACCGCCTTCGAGGATTTCGACGCGTTCGACCGGTTCGAGCGACGGATGCTCGAGACGGACGCGATCGAGGACCGCGGCGAACTCTGGTACGACGTGCGACCCCACACGGCCCACGGGACGGTCGAACTCCGTGCGCCCGACGGACAGGCCGACCCCGACGTCGTGATGGCGTTCGTCGAGTACGCCCACGCGCTCGTCGAGGCGCTCGCCGAGGAGTACGAGGACGGGACGCCCGGCCGCCGACACCGGCGAGAGCTACTCGACGAGAACAAGTGGCGCGCGATCCGCCACGGTCGCGACGCCGCGTTCGTCGACCGCGACCTCGAGGGCACCGTCGACCTCGGCGAACTCGTCGATCGCGAGTGCAAGCGACTGGGGATCGACGGCATCAGGCGCGTCTACGAGGGCGAGAGCGGCGCCGAGAGACAGCGTCGACTGCTCGAAGGCGAGGGCCCGGACGCGCTCTGCGAATCGCTGCTTCTCGAAGCGAAGTAA
- a CDS encoding Gfo/Idh/MocA family protein, translating into MEFGILGTAGIARKSVIPAIRASEHGVGAIASRDGERARTTADEFGVPRSYDAYEELLDDAGIDAVYVPVPNALHAEWTKRAADAGLDVLCEKPLAVDADEARDVAAYCDERNVTLMEAFMYRYHPRTERAIELAREGLEDVRSLSASFKFALYDDPENVRLSEELAGGSLMDVGCYAVSAARQFLGEPDRVYAYTHDSRNAGVDTELAGILEYDDGSSARIASGLDTPKVQRYRVEGPNGWIEVADAFDAPLEKPLALEYRIDGRHAVETFDPVDHYRLEVEHFARCVEEGVRPRTDADEAIANMRVIDALYESAERGEPAVLSERTDG; encoded by the coding sequence ATGGAATTCGGTATTCTCGGCACGGCGGGAATCGCTCGGAAGTCGGTGATCCCCGCGATTCGGGCGAGCGAACACGGCGTCGGTGCGATCGCTTCCCGCGACGGCGAACGGGCTCGAACGACGGCGGACGAGTTCGGCGTCCCTCGAAGCTACGACGCGTACGAGGAGCTCCTGGACGACGCCGGGATCGACGCGGTCTACGTCCCCGTTCCCAACGCGCTTCACGCCGAGTGGACGAAACGAGCGGCCGACGCCGGTCTGGACGTCCTCTGCGAGAAACCGCTAGCGGTCGACGCGGACGAGGCTCGCGACGTCGCCGCGTACTGCGACGAACGGAACGTCACGCTCATGGAGGCGTTCATGTACCGCTACCACCCACGAACCGAACGCGCGATCGAACTCGCTCGCGAGGGACTCGAGGACGTTCGCTCGCTCTCCGCCTCGTTCAAGTTCGCACTGTACGACGATCCGGAGAACGTCCGCCTGAGCGAGGAACTCGCCGGCGGATCGCTGATGGACGTGGGCTGTTACGCCGTCTCCGCCGCGCGCCAGTTCCTCGGGGAGCCGGACCGGGTCTACGCCTACACCCACGACTCACGGAACGCGGGCGTCGACACCGAACTCGCGGGTATTCTCGAGTACGACGACGGATCGTCCGCTCGGATCGCCTCGGGTCTCGACACCCCGAAGGTCCAGCGGTACCGCGTCGAGGGGCCGAACGGCTGGATCGAGGTCGCGGACGCCTTCGACGCGCCGCTCGAGAAACCGCTCGCGTTGGAGTACCGAATCGACGGGCGACACGCCGTCGAGACGTTCGACCCCGTCGACCACTACCGGCTGGAGGTCGAACACTTCGCTCGCTGCGTCGAGGAGGGCGTTCGACCGCGAACCGACGCCGACGAGGCGATCGCGAATATGCGAGTGATCGACGCGCTGTACGAGAGCGCCGAACGCGGCGAGCCGGCCGTGTTATCCGAGCGCACTGACGGGTAG
- a CDS encoding AGE family epimerase/isomerase yields the protein MTIYRTRAGLRHQFRDVLNFYYPGCIDTAVGGYVAQLDERDGHVYDARTKHLVATARGVHNFSLGVLADGPDWCRYAAEHGLRFLANDHWDDDREGYDWLLEGREARDRTRHCYGHAFVLLAGARATQAGIPGGRAELERAFDVLEGRFWEPDRELYADRATPDWELSAYRGQNANMHACEALLSAYEATGDDRFLERSYTIADRFTREITAATDGLLWEHYTEEWGPDLSYNEDSPRHQFRPPGYQPGHHAEWAKLLALLADYRPEEWLLERAFELFDAAVELGWDDEYGGLYYTVDADGEPIVADKYGWVHTEAIGASALLSRHDDAYGSWYDRLWEYSLEHLRNPRYGNWYERLTRDHERDGPNRGTAVEPGYHPLTNCWLAMRALEADPAAFE from the coding sequence ATGACGATCTACCGGACTCGAGCGGGGCTTCGTCACCAGTTCCGGGACGTGCTGAACTTCTACTACCCGGGCTGTATCGATACGGCCGTCGGCGGCTACGTCGCGCAACTCGACGAGCGCGACGGGCACGTCTACGACGCCCGAACCAAACACCTCGTCGCGACGGCGCGGGGCGTCCACAACTTCAGCCTGGGCGTTCTCGCCGACGGTCCCGACTGGTGTCGGTACGCCGCCGAACACGGCCTGCGCTTTCTGGCGAACGATCACTGGGACGACGACCGCGAGGGGTACGACTGGCTGCTCGAGGGGCGTGAGGCGAGGGACCGGACGCGACACTGCTACGGGCACGCGTTCGTCCTGCTCGCCGGAGCGCGGGCCACGCAGGCCGGAATTCCCGGTGGGCGCGCGGAACTCGAGCGCGCGTTCGACGTCCTCGAGGGGCGCTTCTGGGAGCCCGATCGCGAACTGTACGCGGACCGGGCGACGCCGGACTGGGAACTCTCGGCGTACCGCGGGCAGAACGCCAACATGCACGCCTGCGAGGCGCTGCTCTCGGCGTACGAGGCCACCGGCGACGATCGGTTCCTCGAGCGATCTTACACCATCGCCGACCGATTCACCCGCGAGATCACGGCGGCGACCGACGGCCTCCTGTGGGAACACTACACCGAGGAGTGGGGCCCCGATCTCTCCTACAACGAGGACAGCCCGCGCCACCAGTTCCGACCGCCGGGGTATCAGCCCGGCCACCACGCCGAGTGGGCGAAGCTGCTCGCGCTGCTCGCCGACTACCGACCGGAGGAGTGGCTGCTCGAGCGAGCGTTCGAACTGTTCGACGCGGCCGTCGAGCTCGGCTGGGACGACGAGTACGGCGGGCTCTACTACACGGTCGACGCCGACGGGGAGCCGATCGTCGCAGACAAGTACGGCTGGGTCCACACGGAGGCCATCGGCGCCAGCGCGCTGCTGAGTCGCCACGACGACGCCTACGGCTCGTGGTACGACCGCCTCTGGGAGTACTCGCTCGAGCACCTGCGCAACCCCCGGTACGGCAACTGGTACGAGCGACTGACTCGGGACCACGAGCGCGACGGACCGAACCGCGGAACGGCGGTCGAACCGGGCTACCACCCGCTAACCAACTGCTGGCTCGCGATGCGGGCGCTCGAGGCCGACCCGGCCGCCTTCGAGTAG
- a CDS encoding helix-turn-helix domain-containing protein, producing MASDDTEEHPGEERVGDDEPLEAGDLVGDTDDGRSAAVEEVDQRIVDLLSWILDTETRAKIYVHLLASPGSTSEEVAKGTGLYPSTVREALAELHEEERVSREKRANEGAGNNPYEYTAIQPSELVGGVVDQVQRELNTIFTLDRVLDRQSAEPPALDEDLEPVKITVDDTTPTATDGNEADSVSFEDDVEIETAAADTEVEEPPDEDETDGPARE from the coding sequence ATGGCTTCAGATGACACCGAGGAACACCCGGGAGAGGAGCGAGTCGGAGACGACGAACCGCTCGAGGCGGGCGATCTCGTCGGCGACACGGACGACGGACGGAGCGCGGCCGTCGAGGAAGTCGACCAGCGGATCGTCGACCTACTGTCGTGGATTCTCGACACGGAGACGCGCGCGAAGATCTACGTCCACCTGTTGGCGAGCCCCGGCAGCACCTCCGAGGAGGTCGCAAAAGGGACCGGACTCTACCCCAGCACCGTTCGGGAAGCGCTCGCCGAACTCCACGAAGAGGAACGGGTCAGCCGGGAAAAGCGCGCGAACGAGGGGGCCGGTAACAATCCGTACGAGTACACGGCGATCCAGCCGAGCGAACTCGTCGGCGGCGTCGTCGACCAGGTACAGCGGGAACTGAACACGATCTTTACGCTCGACCGCGTCCTCGATCGTCAGTCAGCGGAACCGCCCGCGCTCGACGAGGACCTCGAACCGGTCAAGATCACCGTCGACGACACGACCCCGACGGCGACCGACGGAAACGAGGCGGACTCCGTCTCGTTCGAGGACGACGTCGAGATCGAAACGGCCGCGGCCGATACGGAGGTCGAAGAGCCACCGGACGAGGACGAAACCGACGGTCCTGCTCGGGAATAA
- a CDS encoding M24 family metallopeptidase codes for MDKRERLERYLETHELESVWFARPNSFAWLTGGNNVVDREGDAGVAAVGYDGATARVLTNNIEADRIAAEELPDLASDAVSIEEFSWYESSLEDAIAARTGDERAAADIDVSGIERVDPTELRQPLTERDRERYRELGRQTAAAVESVCRELQPEDTEHEVASALKVALSARDIEAPVALVGGSDRATRYRHYTPTEAELGDYALVSVTAERAGLHASCTRTVAFDPPEWLEDRHRAAARVETTALAATQTAATDGETAGDVFGAIQDAYAAVGYGGEWEHHHQGGAAGFAGREWIATPGHDATVDSPMAYAWNPTVQGAKSEDTALVAADEIEVLTATGRWPTVTASAVDRDITLERPAVLGLEED; via the coding sequence ATGGACAAGCGCGAGCGACTCGAGCGCTACCTCGAGACGCACGAACTCGAGTCGGTCTGGTTCGCCCGGCCGAACTCCTTCGCCTGGCTCACGGGCGGCAACAACGTCGTCGACCGCGAGGGCGACGCCGGCGTCGCTGCCGTCGGCTACGACGGAGCCACCGCTCGAGTACTGACGAACAACATCGAGGCCGACCGTATCGCAGCCGAAGAGCTGCCGGACCTTGCATCCGACGCCGTATCGATCGAGGAGTTTTCCTGGTACGAGTCCTCGCTCGAGGACGCCATCGCGGCCCGGACCGGCGACGAGCGAGCGGCCGCCGATATCGACGTTTCCGGGATCGAGCGCGTCGACCCGACGGAACTGCGCCAGCCCCTGACCGAGCGCGACCGCGAGCGCTATCGCGAGTTGGGACGACAGACGGCCGCGGCCGTCGAATCGGTCTGTCGCGAACTCCAACCCGAGGACACCGAACACGAGGTCGCATCGGCGCTCAAAGTCGCACTCTCGGCGCGCGACATCGAGGCGCCGGTCGCGCTCGTCGGCGGAAGCGACCGCGCGACGCGATACCGCCACTACACGCCGACGGAGGCCGAACTCGGCGACTACGCGCTCGTCTCGGTCACGGCCGAGCGCGCGGGACTGCACGCGAGCTGTACCCGTACCGTCGCCTTCGACCCGCCGGAGTGGCTCGAGGACAGACACCGCGCCGCGGCCCGCGTCGAGACTACGGCGCTCGCGGCGACGCAGACGGCGGCGACAGACGGCGAAACGGCAGGGGACGTCTTCGGCGCGATCCAGGACGCCTACGCTGCGGTCGGCTACGGCGGCGAGTGGGAACACCACCATCAGGGCGGCGCGGCCGGCTTCGCCGGTCGGGAGTGGATCGCGACGCCGGGACACGACGCGACGGTCGACTCGCCGATGGCGTACGCCTGGAATCCGACCGTACAGGGCGCGAAAAGCGAGGATACGGCACTCGTCGCCGCCGACGAGATCGAGGTGCTGACCGCGACCGGCCGGTGGCCGACGGTAACCGCCTCGGCGGTCGACCGCGACATCACGCTCGAGCGACCGGCCGTGCTCGGACTCGAGGAGGACTGA